DNA sequence from the Nakaseomyces glabratus chromosome E, complete sequence genome:
agtagtggccgtcactgtcaaaggtggagcgctgtacgtgctggtgctgctcgtcgtgatcaaccctccaaactcgttggtggtggtccagtaagatacaacctcgtagttcgtcatgttgttctcaagaacaacagtgtgcgtctccactgggggcgcagggccaaacgaagtgtgtggggcctcaggcaagttgtagtcacgagtcgcattgaacagagtgctgctcgtaacaatgtctcccttctcatcaacagtgatgaagaacgagatccagtccgactcgatgtagtcagacgcagtagtggccgtcactgtcaaaggtggagcgctgtacgtgctggtgctgctcgtcgtgatcaaccctccaaactcgttggtggtggtccagtaagatacaacctcgtagttcgtcatgttgttctcaagaacaacagtgtgcgtctccactgggggcgcagggccaaacgaagtgtgtggggcctcaggcaagttgtagtcacgagtcgcattgaacagagtgctgctcgtaacaatatcgcccttctcatcaacagtgatgaagaacgagatccagtccgactcgatgtagtcagacgcagtagtggccgtcactgtcaaaggtggagcgctgtacgtgctggtgctgctcgtcgtgatcaaccctccaaactcgttggtggtggtccagtaagatacaacctcgtagttcgtcatgttgttctcaagaacaacagtgtgcgtctccactgggggcgcagggccaaacgaagtgtgtggggcctcaggcaagttgtagtcacgagtcgcattgaacagagtgctgctcgtaacaatatcgcccttctcatcaacagtgatgaagaacgagatccagtccgactcgatgtagtcagacgcagtagtggccgtcactgtcaaaggtggagcgctgtacgtgctggtgctgctcgtcgtgatcaaccctccaaactcgttggtggtggtccagtaagatacaacctcgtagttcgtcatgttgttctcaagaacaacagtgtgcgtctccactgggggcgcagggccaaacgaagtgtgtggggcctcaggcaagttgtagtcacgagtcgcattgaacagagtgctgctcgtaacaatatcgcccttctcatcaacagtgatgaagaacgagatccagtccgactcgatgtagtcagacgcagtagtggccgtcactgtcaaaggtggagcgctgtacgtgctggtgctgctcgtcgtgatcaaccctccaaactcgttggtggtggtccagtaagatacaacctcgtagttcgtcatgttgttctcaagaacaacagtgtgcgtctccactgggggcgcagggccaaacgaagtgtgtggggcctcaggcaagttgtagtcacgagtcgcattgaacagagtgctgctcgtaacaatatcgcccttctcatcaacagtgatgaagaacgagatccagtccgactcgatgtagtcagacgcagtagtggccgtcactgtcaaaggtggagcgctgtacgtgctggtgctgctcgtcgtgatcaaccctccaaactcgttggtggtggtccagtaagatacaacctcgtagttcgtcatgttgttctcaagaacaacagtgtgcgtctccactgggggcgcagggccaaacgaagtgtgtggggcctcaggcaagttgtagtcacgagtcgcattgaacagagtgctgctcgtaacaatatcgcccttctcatcaacagtgatgaagaacgagatccagtccgactcgatgtagtcagacgcagtagtggccgtcactgtcaaaggtggagcgctgtacgtgctggtgctgctcgtcgtgatcaaccctccaaactcgttggtggtggtccagtaagatacaacctcgtagttcgtcatgttgttctcaagaacaacagtgtgcgtctccactgggggcgcagggccaaacgaagtgtgtggggcctcaggcaagttgtagtcacgagtcgcattgaacagagtgctgctcgtaacaatatcgcccttctcatcaacagtgatgaagaacgagatccagtccgactcgatgtagtcagacgcagtagtggccgtcactgtcaaaggtggagcgctgtacgtgctggtgctgctcgtcgtgatcaaccctccaaactcgttggtggtggtccagtaagatacaacctcgtagttcgtcatgttgttctcaagaacaacagtgtgcgtctccactgggggcgcagggccaaacgaagtgtgtggggcctcaggcaagttgtagtcacgagtcgcattgaacagagtgctgctcgtaacaatgtctcccttctcatcaacagtgatgaagaacgagatccagtccgactcgatgtagtcagacgcagtagtggccgtcactgtcaaaggtggagcgctgtacgtgctggtgctgctcgtcgtgatcaaccctccaaactcgttggtggtggtccagtaagatacaacctcgtagttcgtcatgttgttctcaagaacaacagtgtgcgtctccactgggggcgcagggccaaacgaagtgtgtggggcctcaggcaagttgtagtcacgagtcgcattgaacagagtgctgctcgtaacaatatcgcccttctcatcaacagtgatgaagaacgagatccagtccgactcgatgtagtcagacgcagtagtggccgtcactgtcaaaggtggagcgctgtacgtgctggtgctgctcgtcgtgatcaaccctccaaactcgttggtggtggtccagtaagatacaacctcgtagttcgtcatgttgttctcaagaacaacagtgtgcgtctccactgggggcgcagggccaaacgaagtgtgtggggcctcaggcaagttgtagtcacgagtcgcattgaacagagtgctgctcgtaacaatatcgcccttctcatcaacagtgatgaagaacgagatccagtccgactcgatgtagtcagacgcagtagtggccgtcactgtcaaaggtggagcgctgtacgtgctggtgctgctcgtcgtgatcaaccctccaaactcgttggtggtggtccagtaagatacaacctcgtagttcgtcatgttgttctcaagaacaacagtgtgcgtctccactgggggcgcagggccaaacgaagtgtgtggggcctcaggcaagttgtagtcacgagtcgcattgaacagagtgctgctcgtaacaatatcgcccttctcatcaacagtgatgaagaacgagatccagtccgactcgatgtagtcagacgcagtagtggccgtcactgtcaaaggtggagcgctgtacgtgctggtgctgctcgtcgtgatcaaccctccaaactcgttggtggtggtccagtaagatacaacctcgtagttcgtcatgttgttctcaagaacaacagtgtgcgtctccactgggggcgcagggccaaacgaagtgtgtggggcctcaggcaagttgtagtcacgagtcgcattgaacagagtgctgctcgtaacaatatcgcccttctcatcaacagtgatgaagaacgagatccagtccgactcgatgtagtcagacgcagtagtggccgtcactgtcaaaggtggagcgctgtacgtgctggtgctgctcgtcgtgatcaaccctccaaactcgttggtggtggtccagtaagatacaacctcgtagttcgtcatgttgttctcaagaacaacagtgtgcgtctccactgggggcgcagggccaaacgaagtgtgtggggcctcaggcaagttgtagtcacgagtcgcattgaacagagtgctgctcgtaacaatatcgcccttctcatcaacagtgatgaagaacgagatccagtccgactcgatgtagtcagacgcagtagtggccgtcactgtcaaaggtggagcgctgtacgtgctggtgctgctcgtcgtgatcaaccctccaaactcgttggtggtggtccagtaagatacaacctcgtagttcgtcatgttgttctcaagaacaacagtgtgcgtctccactgggggcgcagggccaaacgaagtgtgtggggcctcaggcaagttgtagtcacgagtcgcattgaacagagtgctgctcgtaacaatatcgcccttctcatcaacagtgatgaagaacgagatccagtccgactcgatgtagtcagacgcagtagtggccgtcactgtcaaaggtggagcgctgtacgtgctggtgctgctcgtcgtgatcaaccctccaaactcgttggtggtggtccagtaagatacaacctcgtagttcgtcatgttgttctcaagaacaacagtgtgcgtctccactgggggcgcagggccaaacgaagtgtgtggggcctcaggcaagttgtagtcacgagtcgcattgaacagagtgctgctcgtaacaatatcgcccttctcatcaacagtgatgaagaacgagatccagtccgactcgatgtagtcagacgcagtagtggccgtcactgtcaaaggtggagcgctgtacgtgctggtgctgctcgtcgtgatcaaccctccaaactcgttggtggtggtccagtaagatacaacctcgtagttcgtcatgttgttctcaagaacaacagtgtgcgtctccactgggggcgcagggccaaacgaagtgtgtggggcctcaggcaagttgtagtcacgagtcgcattgaacagagtgctgctcgtaacaatatcgcccttctcatcaacagtgatgaagaacgagatccagtccgactcgatgtagtcagacgcagtagtggccgtcactgtcaaaggtggagcgctgtacgtgctggtgctgctcgtcgtgatcaaccctccaaactcgttggtggtggtccagtaagatacaacctcgtagttcgtcatgttgttctcaagaacaacagtgtgcgtctccactgggggcgcagggccaaacgaagtgtgtggggcctcaggcaagttgtagtcacgagtcgcattgaacagagtgctgctcgtaacaatatcgcccttctcatcaacagtgatgaagaacgagatccagtccgactcgatgtagtcagacgcagtagtggccgtcactgtcaaaggtggagcgctgtacgtgctggtgctgctcgtcgtgatcaaccctccaaactcgttggtggtggtccagtaagatacaacctcgtagttcgtcatgttgttctcaagaacaacagtgtgcgtctccactgggggcgcagggccaaacgaagtgtgtggggcctcaggcaagttgtagtcacgagtcgcattgaacagagtgctgctcgtaacaatatcgcccttctcatcaacagtgatgaagaacgagatccagtccgactcgatgtagtcagacgcagtagtggccgtcactgtcaaaggtggagcgctgtacgtgctggtgctgctcgtcgtgatcaaccctccaaactcgttggtggtggtccagtaagatacaacctcgtagttcgtcatgttgttctcaagaacaacagtgtgcgtctccactgggggcgcagggccaaacgaagtgtgtggggcctcaggcaagttgtagtcacgagtcgcattgaacagagtgctgctcgtaacaatatcgcccttctcatcaacagtgatgaagaacgagatccagtccgactcgatgtagtcagacgcagtagtggccgtcactgtcaaaggtggagcgctgtacgtgctggtgctgctcgtcgtgatcaaccctccaaactcgttggtggtggtccagtaagatacaacctcgtagttcgtcatgttgttctcaagaacaacagtgtgcgtctccactgggggcgcagggccaaacgaagtgtgtggggcctcaggcaagttgtagtcacgagtcgcattgaacagagtgctgctcgtaacaatatcgcccttctcatcaacagtgatgaagaacgagatccagtccgactcgatgtagtcagacgcagtagtggccgtcactgtcaaaggtggagcgctgtacgtgctggtgctgctcgtcgtgatcaaccctccaaactcgttggtggtggtccagtaagatacaacctcgtagttcgtcatgttgttctcaagaacaacagtgtgcgtctccactgggggcgcagggccaaacgaagtgtgtggggcctcaggcaagttgtagtcacgagtcgcattgaacagagtgctgctcgtaacaatatcgcccttctcatcaacagtgatgaagaacgagatccagtccgactcgatgtagtcagacgcagtagtggccgtcactgtcaaaggtggagcgctgtacgtgctggtgctgctcgtcgtgatcaaccctccaaactcgttggtggtggtccagtaagatacaacctcgtagttcgtcatgttgttctcaagaacaacagtgtgcgtctccactgggggcgcagggccaaacgaagtgtgtggggcctcaggcaagttgtagtcacgagtcgcattgaacagagtgctgctcgtaacaatatcgcccttctcatcaacagtgatgaagaacgagatccagtccgactcaatgtagtccgacgcagtggtggctgtcaCAGTCACCGGTGGAGGACTGTAGGTGGCCGTCGAGTTTGTCGTGATCAGACCCCCaaattcattggtggtcgtccagtagctgataACCAAatactcagtcacttcgttgcctAAATCCACAGTTTTTGTAATTGCAGGAGGTGCCGGACCAAAAGTCAACTTGATAGTGGTTCTAACAGTGTTTGTAGGCTCGCCATTTTCGTCTCTTTCAGTTATATGAGATATCAGATCAGTTTCGAATACACCATTTCCTAAATCTacggtggtggtgtaaTCATTCTCTAACCTTAATGTTGAAACTGTTTGACTACTGGTTATTATCCTATGCTGATCATCGGTAGTGATAAAGAAGGATATCCAGTAGGATTCTATGTAATAATCTGTTGTAGTTGCAGTTACTGATGGGGGAGGTGGGCTGTAAGTGACGATTTTAGTACTTGTTCCAAATGGATGATTTATGTCATTTAGTGaagaaagataataatCCAATACTTGATATTCAGTCACACCATTCCCCAGgtcaataatttttgtCTCTTCTCGAAGTTGATTATAAATTGTAGTTGTTATGGTTGTTTGAGTATTCTCATTAAAAGGAAAGCCACGAGGCTTTGCAGTTGCTATCAGCTCAATTATTTCGGTGGTATATTCATTGATATTGGTAGTTGTTATAGTAGTATAAGTGATTGGttcaaataaaatcatTTCTAGAACATTGGCGTAATTATGTACTGGATATCTGTAGGgaatttcatcaattctTTTGCCCTTAAAATAACCAGCGTTTAAGCTTGGGTCAACTttcattgttattgttttaaCTGGATTCGTATGTCTAATTTGGATACCATTAATACCTGAAGTTAACGCTACATTATCTCCAGCATCATAAAGATATAGCAACCCAATTGTACGAGCTGCAGGAGCGTTGGGGTCGTAATGATATAGATAACCATCAATTTTAAAACCATCCTGACCACTAGGAAGAACCAAGttataaataaaatcagAAGTACCTTTATAAGGCCCCTTACTTAGGTCAATGGTTATCGGTGTAACCACAACAAATCCGGTGTATCCTAAAGTATGTAAAACAGCATTATTAGTACCCTTGAATATATCACCGTAGACAGCAATTAAACACTCACAGTCTATATCACCAGACATATTATTGGGCATAGAAAACGTACCAGtattatcaattttgtCTGGGCCTAGATCCAGATACCACAGACGATCAGTGAAGTAGGTTGATGATTTCGCTCCTGTAGATAGTACTTGTAATTTTCCTAATATTTGAATAGGAGAATTGTTTGGTGCTTGATACGTACCACCAATGTGAATACGGGCAGTATTAGTAGTTGCAACACCTTTCAATAATGCCGGCAATGTTATTATCATGCTGCTATCTGAAGAAACATAAACACCATCAGCCCCGGTATTAATGTCAAAGTTATAATTGGTTACGGCATCTGGTCCACTAGCATAAGTTAATTTGCTACCATCATAAACAAAACTCGACCCACTATCAATTTTGACCTTACCATTAATCAACAGCTCATTCCTGACACTTTGGCCACCAGgtgttattattgttagtGTAGAGCCACCAGTCAACGATATACCAGCAGGTAATTTAATTGAGGAGTAGTTTTTTAGAGTAACTTTAGCGTTATTTAACACCATGAGttcatcatcctcaaaAGTAGGAGAGCCAGAAGAGGTGCTATCCAGAACAACTTCCTGATTCTCATAGGTTTTAGCTACGGCATTGGTCCATGTCAGGGCCAAAATAAAGGCCTTAAAAACCTCTTTGTATTTCATTAGGACTTAGTTCAAAAAGTAAACTATCTGTAATATTATACTCTCACTTAATATAGATTGTTTGGTAATTTgtcaatatttttaaatttttcgTAACCTTTTTGAGTAGCTTGTATTATAAAAAGGTACTCACCTTTAGATGTTGTAAAACAAACCATATCCATAAAACCagatattcaattttgaaaggaAGGGagattatataaaaaaaaaaactctGACTACTGAAAGTTTGATTTGAGGAATGGttttttcaattaatt
Encoded proteins:
- a CDS encoding uncharacterized protein (CAGL0E00231g~Putative adhesin-like cell wall protein (adhesin cluster III); predicted GPI-anchor), with amino-acid sequence MKYKEVFKAFILALTWTNAVAKTYENQEVVLDSTSSGSPTFEDDELMVLNNAKVTLKNYSSIKLPAGISLTGGSTLTIITPGGQSVRNELLINGKVKIDSGSSFVYDGSKLTYASGPDAVTNYNFDINTGADGVYVSSDSSMIITLPALLKGVATTNTARIHIGGTYQAPNNSPIQILGKLQVLSTGAKSSTYFTDRLWYLDLGPDKIDNTGTFSMPNNMSGDIDCECLIAVYGDIFKGTNNAVLHTLGYTGFVVVTPITIDLSKGPYKGTSDFIYNLVLPSGQDGFKIDGYLYHYDPNAPAARTIGLLYLYDAGDNVALTSGINGIQIRHTNPVKTITMKVDPSLNAGYFKGKRIDEIPYRYPVHNYANVLEMILFEPITYTTITTTNINEYTTEIIELIATAKPRGFPFNENTQTTITTTIYNQLREETKIIDLGNGVTEYQVLDYYLSSLNDINHPFGTSTKIVTYSPPPPSVTATTTDYYIESYWISFFITTDDQHRIITSSQTVSTLRLENDYTTTVDLGNGVFETDLISHITERDENGEPTNTVRTTIKLTFGPAPPAITKTVDLGNEVTEYLVISYWTTTNEFGGLITTNSTATYSPPPVTVTATTASDYIESDWISFFITVDEKGDIVTSSTLFNATRDYNLPEAPHTSFGPAPPVETHTVVLENNMTNYEVVSYWTTTNEFGGLITTSSTSTYSAPPLTVTATTASDYIESDWISFFITVDEKGDIVTSSTLFNATRDYNLPEAPHTSFGPAPPVETHTVVLENNMTNYEVVSYWTTTNEFGGLITTSSTSTYSAPPLTVTATTASDYIESDWISFFITVDEKGDIVTSSTLFNATRDYNLPEAPHTSFGPAPPVETHTVVLENNMTNYEVVSYWTTTNEFGGLITTSSTSTYSAPPLTVTATTASDYIESDWISFFITVDEKGDIVTSSTLFNATRDYNLPEAPHTSFGPAPPVETHTVVLENNMTNYEVVSYWTTTNEFGGLITTSSTSTYSAPPLTVTATTASDYIESDWISFFITVDEKGDIVTSSTLFNATRDYNLPEAPHTSFGPAPPVETHTVVLENNMTNYEVVSYWTTTNEFGGLITTSSTSTYSAPPLTVTATTASDYIESDWISFFITVDEKGDIVTSSTLFNATRDYNLPEAPHTSFGPAPPVETHTVVLENNMTNYEVVSYWTTTNEFGGLITTSSTSTYSAPPLTVTATTASDYIESDWISFFITVDEKGDIVTSSTLFNATRDYNLPEAPHTSFGPAPPVETHTVVLENNMTNYEVVSYWTTTNEFGGLITTSSTSTYSAPPLTVTATTASDYIESDWISFFITVDEKGDIVTSSTLFNATRDYNLPEAPHTSFGPAPPVETHTVVLENNMTNYEVVSYWTTTNEFGGLITTSSTSTYSAPPLTVTATTASDYIESDWISFFITVDEKGDIVTSSTLFNATRDYNLPEAPHTSFGPAPPVETHTVVLENNMTNYEVVSYWTTTNEFGGLITTSSTSTYSAPPLTVTATTASDYIESDWISFFITVDEKGDIVTSSTLFNATRDYNLPEAPHTSFGPAPPVETHTVVLENNMTNYEVVSYWTTTNEFGGLITTSSTSTYSAPPLTVTATTASDYIESDWISFFITVDEKGDIVTSSTLFNATRDYNLPEAPHTSFGPAPPVETHTVVLENNMTNYEVVSYWTTTNEFGGLITTSSTSTYSAPPLTVTATTASDYIESDWISFFITVDEKGDIVTSSTLFNATRDYNLPEAPHTSFGPAPPVETHTVVLENNMTNYEVVSYWTTTNEFGGLITTSSTSTYSAPPLTVTATTASDYIESDWISFFITVDEKGDIVTSSTLFNATRDYNLPEAPHTSFGPAPPVETHTVVLENNMTNYEVVSYWTTTNEFGGLITTSSTSTYSAPPLTVTATTASDYIESDWISFFITVDEKGDIVTSSTLFNATRDYNLPEAPHTSFGPAPPVETHTVVLENNMTNYEVVSYWTTTNEFGGLITTSSTSTYSAPPLTVTATTASDYIESDWISFFITVDEKGDIVTSSTLFNATRDYNLPEAPHTSFGPAPPVETHTVVLENNMTNYEVVSYWTTTNEFGGLITTSSTSTYSAPPLTVTATTASDYIESDWISFFITVDEKGDIVTSSTLFNATRDYNLPEAPHTSFGPAPPVETHTVVLENNMTNYEVVSYWTTTNEFGGLITTSSTSTYSAPPLTVTATTASDYIESDWISFFITVDEKGDIVTSSTLFNATRDYNLPEAPHTSFGPAPPVETHTVVLENNMTNYEVVSYWTTTNEFGGLITTSSTSTYSAPPLTVTATTASDYIESDWISFFITVDEKGDIVTSSTLFNATRDYNLPEAPHTSFGPAPPVETHTVVLENNMTNYEVVSYWTTTNEFGGLITTSSTSTYSAPPLTVTATTASDYIESDWISFFITVDEKGDIVTSSTLFNATRDYNLPEAPHTSFGPAPPVETHTVVLENNMTNYEVVSYWTTTNEFGGLITTSSTSTYSAPPLTVTATTASDYIESDWISFFITVDEKGDIVTSSTLFNATRDYNLPEAPHTSFGPAPPVETHTVVLENNMTNYEVVSYWTTTNEFGGLITTSSTSTYSAPPLTVTATTASDYIESDWISFFITVDEKGDIVTSSTLFNATRDYNLPEAPHTSFGPAPPVETHTVVLENNMTNYEVVSYWTTTNEFGGLITTSSTSTYSAPPLTVTATTASDYIESDWISFFITVDEKGDIVTSSTLFNATRDYNLPEAPHTSFGPAPPVETHTVVLENNMTNYEVVSYWTTTNEFGGLITTSSTSTYSAPPLTVTATTASDYIESDWISFFITVDEKGDIVTSSTLFNATRDYNLPEAPHTSFGPAPPVETHTVVLENNMTNYEVVSYWTTTNEFGGLITTSSTSTYSAPPLTVTATTASDYIESDWISFFITVDEKGDIVTSSTLFNATRDYNLPEAPHTSFGPAPPVETHTVVLENNMTNYEVVSYWTTTNEFGGLITTSSTSTYSAPPLTVTATTASDYIESDWISFFITVDEKGDIVTSSTLFNATRDYNLPEAPHTSFGPAPPVETHTVVLENNMTNYEVVSYWTTTNEFGGLITTSSTSTYSAPPLTVTATTASDYIESDWISFFITVDEKGDIVTSSTLFNATRDYNLPEAPHTSFGPAPPVETHTVVLENNMTNYEVVSYWTTTNEFGGLITTSSTSTYSAPPLTVTATTASDYIESDWISFFITVDEKGDIVTSSTLFNATRDYNLPEAPHTSFGPAPPVETHTVVLENNMTNYEVVSYWTTTNEFGGLITTSSTSTYSAPPLTVTATTASDYIESDWISFFITVDEKGDIVTSSTLFNATRDYNLPEAPHTSFGPAPPVETHTVVLENNMTNYEVVSYWTTTNEFGGLITTSSTSTYSAPPLTVTATTASDYIESDWISFFITVDEKGDIVTSSTLFNATRDYNLPEAPHTSFGPAPPVETHTVVLENNMTNYEVVSYWTTTNEFGGLITTSSTSTYSAPPLTVTATTASDYIESDWISFFITVDEKGDIVTSSTLFNATRDYNLPEAPHTSFGPAPPVETHTVVLENNMTNYEVVSYWTTTNEFGGLITTSSTSTYSAPPLTVTATTASDYIESDWISFFITVDEKGDIVTSSTLFNATREYVDAEALFMLSDDSSQASNNEADYTTTIDKGNGEFETDVVSHITTKDSDGKPTTIVTTIPWKPSEEADYTTTIDKGNGEFETDVVSHITTKDSDGKPTTIVTTIPWKPSEEADYTTTIDKGNGEFETDVVSHITTKDSDGKPTTIVTTIPWKPSEEADYTTTIDKGNGEFETDVVSHITTKDSDGKPTTIVTTIPWKPSEEADYTTTIDKGNGEFETDVVSHITTKDSDGKPTTIVTTIPWKPSEEADYTTTIDKGNGEFETDVVSHITTKDSDGKPTTITTTIPLKPSDAGEADYTTTIDKGNGDFETDLVSHITTKDSDGKPTTITTTIPLKPSDAGEADYTTTITSDGHTITEVVSHITTTDSDGNTVTYTTTMASFDQVDDGVYTSAPPYSQPPVVTTTVTEDDGSSKTVVISYSPSEGEDGVTRTGTTTISTITASGEADYTTTIDKGNGDFETDLVSHITTKDSDGKPTTITTTIPLKPSDAGEADYTTTIDKGNGDFETDLVSHITTKDSDGKPTTIIRTVTLTEEPDYTSVFVSDGHTITAVVSHVTTTNDIGQTVTTTVTVMSYDQVGEGVYTSALAYSEPPVTTTTVSADTATATVVMSYFPSIGDDGVTRTGTTTISTVSVGGEADYTTTVDRGNGSIETDVISHITTTDSNGNPTTITTTITNAPAPSISKANVGSDYTTTVVSDGHTFTEVVSHSTGTDEHGHTIVSTVTQTVGVQSHGSTVSSAAPVSTVSGAGSNAPGTAGVGGIVNSQKPQSGNVAGQGSGNEKPTQAAGTAGGSGSGSGSGSGSGPVHQSVGNIVPSGSPSVQSPMDTASPVSGIHSSQTPHSVPSQAQQQGQGQGQAPSSRQQAATTVLSPSGSSGNNNGSRFSSTQTASALPGSAATIKATSNTAILVLIILFFLGLT